The Labeo rohita strain BAU-BD-2019 chromosome 22, IGBB_LRoh.1.0, whole genome shotgun sequence genomic sequence gcaactacatgtctactaactctcagagcagactgttaggttaggtttagggttgaaTGGATTTAGTAGAATTAGAAGTTgacatgtacttgcaaagtttatgagtttagaagatattaagccaGTTCTAATactcaattttgacatttgtcaTCTTTAGTTATTACtttctgtttttggtttgttttttcaaaaccGCATTTGAAACCAAACATGACCACACCCTTAGTATACAaacttgtatatattttaatagttgCACTTTTTCCAAACTTGAATGCCAGACTAAGATTCTAAATCtaacttttaaaatatgataaagCATCTAAATGCTGTAAAACATGTCTGCATTTTAGCTTGCATTCTTAAGTGATTTATTGAAGGGCAGACTGAACATGAAAGTGCAtacaaaacatgattttaaagtacattttactcaagtaaaagtacaTTGTAAGAACAGGGGGCAATTTaagtgttcaggacaaacaaaggactcataaacaaaactgtcactaaaatttttgaatggggtcatttttataaattcaactattattttctcttttggactatatgtaaatatcttttatgtaaaataatctattcaggtcagtactaaataaaaaaataacatccgttttgtatgatcctcttattttggtaaaataattaacatttagcagatactgcaaggtgtatgtaaatttttgacttcaactttatgtgtgtgtgtgtgacagtgaAGATACTTTGAATGACTGATGAATGCCAAGTGATACTTTTATTGAAAGAGGTTATGCAGAAGAATTCAAAAAGGTTACTTTAGAAATTCAATACGTTACAGATTAAAATCataagatatagtttaatagctgtttttcaaatcaaatctttgcatagctatgtcagaaaacactagcagcTAACAAtgctttgggaaaaaaaaaaacagttaatcttaaaaattaaaacatatacataaacccaaataagcaaacagttatcaaataaacGTGTCCTATTCTGTGAGAAAATCCCTGAAACATctgtgtctcatattttagagcagtcaatgcagttttggaaagaaatctattaaatctgtttgtgtgtgaaaatattcagaacCCCCCTTtgtaattgttaacattttcaaaagaaactcatttaattacactttttttttttcagtaactgtcattctgctacatgtaactagttattCCCCAACACAGTCAAAAACTCACATTTCACGCACATTACTAATTATGTCGTTGATCCATTGAATATATGTTGAAATCTTAATATACACATTAGGTTTCTCAGGATCATTGCAGTGTGGTTTATATCCAAAAGATGTGACACCAACTGCAGTGTTTCCACAAACCAAAGGACCTCCAGAATCCCCCTGTTAAGAGAAACAGTCAGTAAAGTGCCATATACTGTATCAGTTGAAACTCAATTCATAAATTAACATAAGAATCAAAGTGTCTGATTCATCTTTTGTACGTACAACGCAAGATCCACCATGGCCATGTGTGCACATCATCTGTTTTGATAAGAACTTATCTTCCCATTTTTGGTGACATTCTATGTTATTCGTTATATACACGTTTGCCTCCATTAGACGATTGGTCATTTGACCATTAATATCCACTCTTCCCCAGCCTGCAACACTACAGATAGTATTTTCCTCAACATCTTCTCCTTTCTCTGGTAATGATATCCATTTAACATTGTTTAGGTAGACTTTTTCCTGTAGCTGTAATTCAAAAACACAACCGttaataatcaaatgtaataatctTTTATAAGACTGAACTGCAGTTATACTGCTGTTTGACTAAATATATCACCCTCTTACCCTCAAAAGCATTATGTCATTCcaattaaaatgagaaacatAGCTTGGATGTTGGATGTAGGACTTCACTCCAATACGGTTCTTACTGAGCCTTAAGTCATGAGCACCAACCACAACTGTCAGAGTCTGAGATCTGTTTAAAGAGAAAGTCATGATGCTCGTTTTTATCATTAAATGCACTGCAGTCACGATGTCAAGCAAAATGATTGTAagtggccaaaaaaaaaaaaaaaacacccattcCAGCAATGTGCAGCAGTCAAGACAAACTCATCAGAAATGAAGAATCCACCACAGATGTGTGTCTTATCCAACTGAATAGAAACCATGTAAGGTCTGGAGTGGGGTTTTGCCTCTGTGCCGTTCACTATACCCACCTTCACATGAGCTAAGAGAAAGATAGTGCTGTCAGTCAGCTTATTCAGTGTATACCAGTTAAGAAAGTAATAGATGCTCACCAGTGAAGGTCAGGTGTGGCAGCAGAGAAGCCAGCAGGAGCAGCGAGATGATGGTCATGATGAAGACAATCAGTGAGCACTCACTGACAAACACTGTATAAATAGAGTTTGATGGTGGGAGGAGACACTGAGTTGCCTGTAAGTTCTGTTTTTTGCATGCAATACATGCAACTGATGAAAAGATATTAATTCCTGTTAATACTTCCGTTCTTACCTTCAGATTTAAAGATGGTctagacaataaaaaaaatgaagcatgtatgcatgcatttttGTTCTTTAATAATTCATAACCATTTATAAAACAACTGCAGTTTGTTACCTACAAATGCACAGTGTCTTTCTAAATAGGCCAAGATCTGTTTTGATGCAGGATGTTCATTATAGATGGGACAGATTTCTTTCTTCTActactttttctctttttttttttttttttatttcagttatttcaaagaGCTTTGCAGCCTAGCACAgcaaaagaatcaaaaagacaCTGATCAAGCAAATCAATTTGACAAATAGgatataaatgacaaattacttccatttatttaattcaaattatattaaagtattaaaccAAATTACTGTACATGctatttcattaataaaatagttttactacTGAAAAACTACAGAACGTTTCTCAGAAGCTGCACAGATCTCATAGATAGATACAGGAGCTGAGTGGTTGAGCTATCTGTCAATGGGATCTGGCGCTGAGCCCTGGCTCTGACATAATGATATTTCCATTTAAAGCAGGCTGAGGTGGGCTGTATGTTTAGTATTTTGAGAAAGGGGTGAATACTGAGAATACAAAGAAATATGAGAATTGCtgcatatttgtaattttattagcGTTTCTGTTGCGGAAGAGCATGGAGGCAAAATCatcaaaatttttgttttatttttcttttaatttttcatcaaaatgtaaattcaagtttttattttattattattattggttatttaaagattacttacactatccagaaaagaaaaagaaaacaacaacaaaacaattatattttatatttttacattaagagcgaaatcaatattctgtttaatAAAGCCATGTATGAATCTcgtcaagtttttatttttagattacaTAGCATTTTacgtttattaaaataactcaaggcagtaacaatttaaacaatacattttgtttgtgaacttatgtgcagctattctttttaatacttttaactatttttgaaaatttcgcatcatcagtcatcaaagcttggtaaatattggtcacggACATGAAGATTTACTTCAAATTTCACCAAACTgtctcactaaaaactcccacagatcatgtttttatgCTATTTTAGGTCTTACTTTGACGTAACAAAGGGGTTGTATCTAAGTGTGCGAGTTCTTTACTAGTCATTCTCTACAAATGACTAATTACTtctttaaaattgcaatttgaTTATATTACTGATGACTGCATTTAACAAGTAATCTAATTACTAATTACTTTAAAGTTTACTTTTCAAGTTATCAAACCTAAAAATACACTACAAATTGAAATTCATAgttctttcagtaatttaagtaattttgagaaattacataatatcaaaacattagCTTGAACGattacttgcatttttttcctgataacagcaaaatcaacttaaaatgctcagtcatttttgatcatataagagtaatacatcatttgaaactgtaaaaggcttacttttatttgtgtaaactcacaaaaacttagtttttgtaaaataaagaaaacaaacagggtgCGCTTTCAGCTGTCTCAGTCTCCTTGAACTTCATTCTGAAAAGCGCCACAAAAATGGTTGAAACCTCAGCGAATACTtgacacacagacatgagaaatagatctatagaaagcttaaagtgtttatttttaaatgaagtaatttcaaaaacaattatactctgataaagtaatccatatgaacCCAACAAGAGGTCCAGTCTTTCCCATCTGAGCTTATTATTTGTAATGTCATCAAACCTACGTGCAGCGAACACTGTTCATAGGATAATCATTCACGTGAGATGTGTGAACATGTAAATGCCCACATCGCCTCTGTAAACAAAGTGTGAAGATTCATCGTTTTCATCTAggacacttttttgtttttggaagaaGACACGCTGTGAGGAATCAACCTTGTATTTATGTCAGAAGAGGTTTGATCCATCTTTCGTGATGGAACTCACTGAAAAGGAAAGGTGCATTTGACTTAAAGCGGCACTGCTGGTGTATGACAATAAAGTACCCATTCATTGATCAGTCTACTGAGCGCTGCTTTAAGCGCCATCTGTTGGACTAAGCGTGCACGTTGCATGTATATGATTTGATTTCACCACCTGCaaactcacaaagagctcataaaagcCACTTTACCTCGTTGTTGCTCCACATTTGCactctgctcattttgttttggacacaCTGCGTGTTCCTTTCGTGAAATCATGTCGCATAGCATCGCATCTTTTCAGTACTTCCTGTTTATGTTTCGTTTAGAAATATTTGGTCCGTGTCGTGTTCATATTTCTTTCGAACCACACCAGAGTTCATTTGGAAGCGGACAaagacccatctttttagcgTCCTCGGTTTGCTTGTTTGGTGTGCACCAGGATTAGGATGGCAGCATTCACACTAACTCAAATGAACACCACTAACAATCACACCATGTTCGAACCAAACATGTGAACACTTAGTGTTATTGTGACACAaacttgtacacattttacTAAATGGACTATTTCCAAACTATAATGCCAGACTAAAATATGTGAAATCGAGTGAAATTTAGAAATATGATACAACTTTTAATTGTATCTAAATGCCGCTGGTGAAAAAACctgcatatgctggtaggtatgttttgatgctgggatgctggttaggtatgttttggtgctggttttagctggtccttGATGGTTTATgctgaccagcaacatgaccacctaaaaccagcatcaaaacatacctaaccagcatttgatgtttttttcaccaggggctACTTGTCTGAATTTTAGATCACATTCTCCAGTGATTTATTAAGGGGCATACTGAACATGAAAGggcataaaaaacaataaagtgcattttacttaagtaaaagtacatAATTTATTGACATTACTAACTGTAATCaaattacataaatgtaatCACAATAATGCATTACTGAGTAAAGCCTTTTCCACAGCTCTGCCATTGTTGATTCAGACTGATTCTCGAATGCACATGAACACAAGAcgggcgggatttatcgcatgaaccaatcacagctgaacataaaCATTCGACAGTGATTTCCAGTAATATCACGATgaaggcattgcctcctctcacgtaactttcccccattcattctcagttaaTGCCCACCAAATTCATGgcatgctttagggggtctgttaaaacacAATGGTCTCACTGGCACCCATAGCCTCATGGTTAGTGTGACAaaatatagcgcaactgcgcttaCAGTGACCTGAGTTTGAATCCCGCCTCATAgtcctttgctgatcctgctcccctctctctttCCTGTCAGCTCTCCACTGTCCTCTCACAATAAAGGTATAAAAAgcccatctatctgtctatctatctgtctgtctgtctgtctatttatctatttgtcGAGCTATAGACATAgcattaaagtttaaaaactttcataaaaaaatcttgcCCACCCAGCATATCTGCCAACCCACTCTTTCATAACTGGCAAGAATCTGGCCTACTCAGAAGAGAAGTGGTAATGTTGTGGTTTTTAAAGTAGCTTCACTATTAGTCGTACTGTCAAGAATTCAGATAAATCACACATGCTTAATCACTCTTTCTCTTATAATTGCATGTCAGTTGCTCTATCAGCTGTTCTGAAATGATGTTTTGGATTTAGCAAAGGTAGATTGAGGTGAGATGCATAAGAAATTAGGTCAAGCTCAGTTCTACACCAaagcatttaaaggagcaaaaaatgcagattaaaaaaaaaaatctaatcagtTTTGAATATTTTACTCTTTGCCTAAACAAGAAGGCAAGATATGAGCCATACTTGCTTATGTGAAATGAATTGGAAGTGTGTCATGTAAAACCAGGGTGCGAATTACAGCGGGGTTTGGGGGGTCTGACCCCCTAAAGAAAGCTTGATCCTCCTCGATGGACATCAAAACTAGATGTAGGGCGGGTTGGATAGAAAGTAACCTATGCATAATATGGagatttatttgtaaaagttAAGATGCATTTCTATAgatctgattttaaaatgatattttggcAGCCCCTGAGATGGGTTGTACTGACATTACATAAGTGGTTGTGATCAAGTTTACCCTTCAGCTTAAAGCAAAGTCCAGAATATAGAGTTAccgataatgtactcacccccttgtcatccaagatgttcatgtctttctttcttcagctgtaaataaattgttttttgaggaaaacatttcagcatttttctcgatataatggactgatatggtgccccgagtttgaacttccaaaatgcggcttcaaatgatcccaaatgtggttgtaaacgatcccagccaaggaagacgggtcttatctagtgaaacgagtggttattttcataaaaataatacaatttatatactttttaatgtcaaacactcaccttgtcttactctgcctgaactctgttttgttccggttcatgacagttagggtttgtcgaaaaactcccatctcatgttctctctcaacttcaaaatcgccctatatcgctgttttacctttttaccttttacctttaccttttttttttaagggtatttgatctcctttgcatgttcactttgcaacgACTGGGTNNNNNNNNNNNNNNNNNNNNNNNN encodes the following:
- the LOC127153818 gene encoding mast cell protease 1A-like, whose amino-acid sequence is MTIISLLLLASLLPHLTFTAHVKVGIVNGTEAKPHSRPYMVSIQLDKTHICGGFFISDEFVLTAAHCWNGSQTLTVVVGAHDLRLSKNRIGVKSYIQHPSYVSHFNWNDIMLLRLQEKVYLNNVKWISLPEKGEDVEENTICSVAGWGRVDINGQMTNRLMEANVYITNNIECHQKWEDKFLSKQMMCTHGHGGSCVGDSGGPLVCGNTAVGVTSFGYKPHCNDPEKPNVYIKISTYIQWINDIISNVREM